Proteins encoded within one genomic window of Neodiprion fabricii isolate iyNeoFabr1 chromosome 6, iyNeoFabr1.1, whole genome shotgun sequence:
- the LOC124185281 gene encoding ATP-dependent RNA helicase vasa-like yields MDDWDDNDSTPVSTGEYTDEGRSYGKGRGFKPRSNNGEWGGESTNGFDNGGEHEDSDRRGGRGGGRGRGGGRGGGAYRGGRDGGSRYGDGDDDNNGDDGGSRRGRGGYRGGRGGSRYADADEDANGEDGGSRRGRGGGRGGGRGGRRDDDNGGGSGGEENGDKPAPVVYIPPEPSNEDADIFGTGVEMGINFDAYDKIEVSVSGENAPQPINTFDEAGLRSLLLENIRKSGYTKPTPIQKYAIPIVMQNRDLMACAQTGSGKTAAFMVPIVNTLLNEPKELVVDNFHCEPQAVIVAPTRELATQIFDQARKFAKDSILRCVNIYGGTATSHQRSQVLRGCHILVATTGRLMDFVQRGCVKFNSVRFFVLDEADRMLDMGFIGDIEKILDDESMVKGKDRQTLMFSATFPAAIQELAGRFMDNYLFLAVGIIGGACQDVEQNFYEVSKFKKREKLRETLEAEKDKGEIQRTLVFVEMKRTADFIAAFLSDNNYPTTSIHGDREQREREDALRDFKSGKMPILVATAVAARGLDIKGVAHVINFDMPKEIDEYVHRIGRTGRVGNRGRATSFFDSETDSGIVVDLVKILKQANQSIPAWLESGGGGGSYAPGRSSKFGGRDVRRFENDGGEGDSYPESAYASAPAEAEEAW; encoded by the exons ATGGACGACTGGGACGATAATGACTCTACGCCAGTAAGTACTGGAGAG TATACTGACGAGGGACGCAGCTATGGCAAGGGTCGTGGTTTCAAACCACGAAGTAATAACGGTGAATGGGGAGGAGAAAGCACCAATGGATTTGACAATGGAGGGGAACATGAGGACTCGGACAGACGTGGTGGTCGAGGTGGAGGCAGAGGACGTGGGGGTGGAAGAGGCGGTGGTGCTTACAGAGGAGGCCGTGATGGTGGAAGTAGATATGGAGATGGGGATGATGACAATAATGGTGACGATGGAGGATCCCGCAGAGGAAGAGGTGGTTACAGAGGTGGTCGCGGTGGAAGTAGATATGCCGATGCAGATGAGGATGCTAATGGTGAGGATGGAGGATCTCGCAGAGGAAGAGGGGGTGGGAGAGGTGGAGGTCGAGGTGGTAGGAGAGATGACGACAATGGTGGGGGCAGTGGCGGAGAAGAAAATGGAGACAAACCAGCACCTGTTGTCTATATTCCGCCGGAACCATCAAATGAAGACGCAGACATTTTTGGTACTGGCGTAGAGATGGGGATAAATTTTGATGCGTACGACAAGATTGAAGTAAGCGTTAGTGGTGAAAATGCACCACAACCTATAAACACTTTCGACGAAGCTGGCCTGAGAAGCCTTCTATTAGAGAACATCAGAAAATCAGGATATACAAAGCCTACGCCTATTCAAAAGTATGCGATACCAATAGTCATGCAAAATCGAGATTTAATGGCCTGTGCTCAAACTGGTTCTGGAAAAACTGCCGCATTTATGGTACCAATTGTGAACACACTATTGAACGAGCCGAAAGAATTGGTGGTTGATAACTTCCATTGTGAACCACAAGCTGTCATAGTCGCGCCTACACGTGAGCTTGCTACGCAAATCTTCGATCAAGCGAGAAAGTTTGCAAAAGATTCCATTCTGAGGTGTGTCAATATTTATGGAGGGACTGCAACCAGTCACCAGAGAAGCCAAGTGCTCCGTGGCTGCCACATATTGGTTGCGACAACCGGTCGACTAATGGATTTCGTCCAACGAGGATGCGTGAAGTTCAATTCTGTGCGCTTCTTTGTTCTCGATGAAGCTGACCGGATGTTAGACATGGGTTTTATAGGAGACATAGAAAAGATTCTGGATGACGAATCTATGGTAAAAGGAAAAGATCGACAAACTTTGATGTTTTCTGCTACATTCCCTGCCGCGATCCAAGAATTAGCTGGCCGATTCATGGATAACTATTTGTTCCTTGCTGTCGGGATAATTGGTGGAGCCTGCCAAGATGTCGAGCAGAACTTTTACGAGGTTAGCAAGTTtaagaaacgagaaaaattgaGGGAAACCTTGGAAGCCGAGAAAGATAAAGGCGAGATTCAACGTACACTAGTATTTGTTGAAATGAAACGTACGGCAGATTTCATTGCTGCATTTCTATCAGACAACAATTATCCAACGACTTCTATTCATGGTGACCGTGAGCAGCGGGAGAGAGAGGATGCACTTCGTGATTTTAAATCTGGAAAAATGCCGATTCTAGTTGCAACGGCCGTTGCTGCCAGAGGTCTTGATATCAAAGGTGTGGCCCACGTCATTAACTTTGACATGCCCAAGGAAATTGATGAGTACGTTCACCGTATTGGTCGTACTGGGCGTGTTGGCAATCGCGGCCGTGCAACGAGTTTCTTTGACTCGGAAACAGATTCAGGGATCGTAGTTGATCTAGTCAAGATTTTGAAGCAGGCTAACCAATCAATTCCAGCGTGGCTCGAATCTGGTGGTGGAGGGGGCAGCTATGCTCCAGGCAGATCCAGCAAGTTTGGTGGCAGAGACGTTCGCAGA TTTGAAAATGATGGTGGAGAGGGGGACTCATACCCAGAGAGCGCTTACGCTTCAGCTCCCGCCGAAGCTGAAGAAGCATGGTAG